A portion of the Chryseobacterium tructae genome contains these proteins:
- a CDS encoding SPFH domain-containing protein, with product MEKTLKPMSGYLTLVICLVLFVAAVYFFISGVDQSITFVVIAMLCFLVSCFFLKGLMIIQPNHSRVLNFFGKYVGSVKENGLFFINPLYSSQKISLRSENLQGQTLKVNDKMGNPIEIAVVMVWKVGDTYKAAFDVERYSDFVRMQSEAAVRHLAMSFPYDNLEDDHAPITLREGGDKINAILEQELTDRLSKAGIIIQEARISHLAYASEIAGAMLQRQQATAIVAARTKIVEGAVGMVDLALKKLSEENIVELDDERKAAMVSNLMVVLCGEKAATPILNAGTLYN from the coding sequence ATGGAAAAAACATTAAAACCCATGTCGGGTTATCTGACATTAGTAATCTGTCTAGTACTCTTTGTTGCGGCAGTATATTTCTTTATTAGTGGAGTAGATCAAAGTATTACATTTGTTGTCATTGCAATGCTTTGCTTCCTAGTGTCGTGCTTTTTTTTAAAAGGTTTAATGATTATTCAGCCTAACCACTCAAGAGTGCTGAATTTTTTTGGAAAGTATGTAGGAAGTGTGAAAGAGAACGGACTATTCTTTATCAATCCTTTGTATTCATCACAGAAAATATCTTTACGTTCAGAGAATTTGCAAGGGCAGACGCTGAAAGTAAATGATAAGATGGGAAATCCTATTGAAATTGCGGTAGTAATGGTATGGAAAGTAGGAGATACTTACAAAGCTGCTTTTGATGTAGAACGTTATTCTGACTTTGTAAGAATGCAGAGCGAAGCAGCCGTACGTCACTTGGCGATGAGCTTTCCTTATGATAACTTAGAAGACGATCATGCCCCTATCACTTTAAGAGAAGGAGGAGATAAGATTAATGCTATTCTGGAGCAAGAACTTACAGACCGCCTTTCGAAAGCTGGTATTATCATTCAGGAAGCGAGAATCTCTCACTTAGCCTACGCATCAGAAATAGCAGGAGCTATGCTTCAGAGACAACAGGCTACCGCTATTGTGGCAGCAAGAACTAAAATCGTTGAAGGGGCTGTTGGAATGGTAGATCTTGCGCTGAAAAAGCTTTCAGAAGAGAATATTGTGGAGCTGGATGATGAAAGAAAAGCGGCCATGGTAAGCAATTTAATGGTCGTTCTTTGTGGTGAAAAGGCAGCAACTCCTATCTTGAATGCAGGAACATTATATAACTAA
- a CDS encoding GNAT family N-acetyltransferase has product MNPEIKLRKSEIEDRDIIWGIIQQSIERRRQDGSTQWQNGYPNLGTVESDIAKGFGYVLTVDREIAVYAALILNDEPAYSKIEGAWLSDGEFVVVHLVAIDEKFAGQGMTKKLFDHIEDFTRANGIQSVKVDTNYDNIAMLKILESKGYSYCGEVVLADGLRKAYEKIII; this is encoded by the coding sequence ATGAATCCAGAAATCAAACTAAGAAAATCGGAAATTGAAGACAGAGACATCATTTGGGGAATCATTCAGCAGTCCATTGAAAGAAGAAGACAAGACGGAAGCACGCAGTGGCAAAATGGCTATCCTAATCTTGGTACCGTAGAAAGTGATATAGCAAAAGGTTTCGGATATGTGCTTACAGTAGATAGGGAAATTGCAGTATACGCTGCTTTGATCCTTAATGATGAACCTGCATACAGCAAAATTGAAGGCGCATGGCTGAGTGACGGAGAATTTGTGGTTGTACACCTTGTGGCGATTGATGAAAAGTTTGCAGGACAGGGGATGACTAAAAAGCTTTTCGATCATATTGAGGATTTTACCAGAGCCAATGGAATTCAGAGTGTTAAGGTAGATACGAACTATGATAATATTGCTATGCTGAAGATTCTTGAAAGCAAAGGATATTCTTACTGTGGAGAAGTGGTTTTGGCAGATGGATTAAGGAAAGCTTATGAGAAGATTATAATTTAA
- a CDS encoding Arc family DNA binding domain-containing protein — protein sequence MKSEKAQNTSENKSKKSFVLRIDESTYKLLEKWANDEFRSVNGQIEYLLHQSLANSGRKKKD from the coding sequence ATGAAATCGGAAAAAGCTCAGAACACTTCGGAAAACAAAAGCAAAAAATCTTTTGTCTTAAGGATCGATGAGTCTACTTATAAGCTCCTAGAAAAATGGGCCAATGATGAATTCAGAAGTGTAAACGGTCAGATTGAATATCTCCTGCATCAAAGCCTTGCGAACTCCGGAAGGAAGAAAAAAGATTAG
- a CDS encoding DUF2007 domain-containing protein has product MERSTRVSVYESDNPSEIQLVKSKLDDAQITNTVENNYLTFTTTPTATSLKVMVDLEDEKKAFEIIDAYLQQSEN; this is encoded by the coding sequence ATGGAAAGAAGTACGAGAGTATCAGTTTATGAAAGTGATAACCCTTCAGAAATTCAGTTGGTTAAGTCTAAATTGGATGACGCGCAAATTACAAATACCGTTGAAAACAACTATCTGACATTTACTACAACCCCTACAGCAACATCGCTGAAGGTAATGGTAGATTTGGAAGATGAGAAGAAAGCATTTGAAATTATTGATGCTTATCTTCAACAAAGTGAAAATTAA
- the lat gene encoding L-lysine 6-transaminase translates to MEHTLDIQANKVKETVGKHVLADGFDFVMDIEKSHGSWLYDKLTDREYLDMFSMFASASIGYNHPYLVERSEWLGRMAVNKPTLADVYSEEYAHFLEVFERVVIPEELQYAFFIEGGTLGVENALKACFDWKTRKNFAKGLDTEAGICIHFKQAFHGRSGYTLSLTNTSDPRKYQYFPLFKWPRILNPKLSFPITEENLAETIKNEQLALVQIEEAILMNPDKVACIIIEPIQAEGGDNHFRDEFLLGLRRICDDNEILLIFDEVQTGIAITGKMWAFQHFAAKPDIISFGKKAQVCGVLANKEKFDEVPNNVFRESSRINSTFGGNFIDMLRFQLVMEVIEKENLVENARVVGDFLLESLKALAEKYPSKISNARGRGLMCAIDLPSGEDRNKMMTELFNDGLIILPCGDHSLRFRPHLNVTKEEIQLALDKIENNINKI, encoded by the coding sequence ATGGAACACACATTAGATATACAAGCAAATAAAGTAAAAGAAACAGTTGGAAAACATGTGTTGGCAGACGGTTTCGATTTCGTGATGGATATTGAAAAATCTCACGGATCATGGCTTTATGATAAACTTACAGACAGAGAATACCTGGATATGTTCTCTATGTTTGCATCAGCTTCCATCGGGTACAACCACCCGTATCTTGTAGAAAGATCAGAATGGTTGGGTAGAATGGCTGTCAATAAACCAACATTGGCAGACGTTTATTCAGAAGAATATGCTCATTTTTTAGAAGTATTTGAGAGAGTGGTAATTCCTGAGGAATTACAGTACGCTTTCTTTATTGAAGGCGGAACTTTAGGCGTTGAAAACGCATTGAAGGCTTGCTTCGACTGGAAAACGCGTAAGAACTTTGCTAAAGGACTTGATACTGAAGCCGGAATCTGTATTCATTTCAAGCAGGCTTTCCACGGAAGAAGTGGGTATACTTTAAGCTTAACAAATACTTCAGATCCTAGGAAATACCAATATTTTCCACTCTTTAAGTGGCCAAGAATTTTAAATCCGAAATTATCATTCCCGATCACAGAGGAGAATCTTGCAGAAACAATTAAGAACGAGCAATTAGCTTTAGTTCAGATTGAAGAAGCAATTCTGATGAACCCTGATAAAGTAGCTTGTATCATCATTGAGCCTATTCAGGCAGAAGGTGGTGACAATCACTTCAGAGACGAATTCTTATTAGGTTTAAGAAGAATCTGTGACGATAATGAAATCTTACTTATTTTTGATGAAGTTCAGACCGGGATTGCCATTACAGGAAAAATGTGGGCATTTCAACACTTTGCAGCAAAACCGGACATTATTTCTTTTGGTAAAAAAGCACAAGTTTGCGGGGTTTTAGCGAACAAAGAAAAGTTTGACGAAGTTCCGAACAACGTTTTCAGAGAAAGCTCAAGAATCAATTCTACATTTGGAGGTAACTTTATCGATATGCTTCGTTTCCAATTGGTAATGGAAGTCATCGAAAAAGAGAACCTTGTAGAAAATGCAAGAGTGGTAGGAGATTTCCTATTGGAAAGTTTAAAAGCATTAGCTGAGAAATATCCTTCAAAAATTTCCAATGCAAGAGGTAGAGGATTAATGTGTGCCATTGATCTTCCATCCGGAGAAGACAGAAACAAAATGATGACTGAATTATTCAATGATGGATTGATCATTCTTCCTTGTGGAGATCATTCTTTACGCTTCAGACCACATTTGAATGTTACCAAAGAAGAAATTCAATTAGCATTAGATAAAATTGAAAATAATATTAATAAGATTTAA
- a CDS encoding efflux RND transporter periplasmic adaptor subunit, translating to MNNKLVILSMAALSLTACKKEAPKQDGAKPYPVVSVESKNIVGYQTFPATIQGRVNNDVRAKIQGYITQLLVDEGQYVTKGQPLFRLETNILTENAAASKAGIGAAESSIAAAQASVNAAQVEVNKLKPLVQKNIISNVQLQTAQAQLAQAQAQLAQAHASKRQAEANYKGVEANIEYSIIRAPISGVVGRLPLKVGSLVGPSDQIPLTTISDTSEIFAYFAMNEKEYFDFLEKSPGASMPEKIKNLPMVELQLANGSLYPEKGRIEAITGQIDPTTGTIQFRVAFSNAQKLLSNGNSGTIRFPQHYDNVLVVPESATYEQQGIVYVYKIEKGDTAKNVVVNVIDRIDNLALIKSGINKGERVVAAGIGGLKPGTAVKPKPIKMDSLVQSIKPKF from the coding sequence ATGAATAATAAGCTAGTTATACTTTCAATGGCAGCGCTTTCTCTCACAGCCTGCAAAAAAGAAGCTCCAAAACAAGACGGTGCCAAGCCGTACCCTGTTGTTTCGGTGGAGTCAAAAAATATAGTAGGTTATCAGACGTTTCCGGCTACTATCCAAGGTAGAGTAAACAATGATGTACGTGCTAAAATACAAGGATATATTACCCAGTTACTGGTAGATGAAGGGCAATATGTTACCAAAGGACAACCTTTATTCCGCTTGGAAACCAATATCCTTACTGAAAACGCTGCTGCTTCCAAAGCAGGAATTGGAGCTGCTGAATCCAGTATTGCCGCTGCACAGGCATCTGTAAATGCTGCACAGGTAGAAGTGAACAAACTGAAGCCGCTGGTTCAGAAAAATATCATCAGTAACGTACAGTTACAAACTGCTCAGGCTCAACTTGCCCAGGCTCAGGCTCAGTTAGCCCAGGCCCATGCTTCAAAAAGACAAGCTGAAGCAAATTATAAAGGGGTAGAAGCGAATATCGAATATTCAATTATTCGCGCGCCTATTTCAGGGGTAGTTGGAAGACTGCCATTGAAAGTCGGAAGTTTGGTAGGACCATCAGATCAGATCCCTTTGACAACAATTTCTGATACTTCGGAGATCTTTGCTTACTTTGCAATGAACGAAAAGGAGTATTTTGATTTCCTTGAAAAGTCTCCAGGAGCTTCTATGCCTGAAAAAATCAAAAACTTACCAATGGTTGAGTTACAATTAGCCAACGGCAGTCTTTATCCTGAAAAAGGAAGAATTGAAGCCATTACCGGTCAAATTGATCCTACCACGGGAACCATTCAGTTCAGAGTTGCATTCTCCAATGCTCAGAAATTATTAAGCAATGGGAATAGCGGAACGATCAGATTCCCTCAGCACTATGATAATGTTCTTGTGGTTCCTGAAAGTGCTACTTATGAACAACAAGGTATTGTATACGTATACAAAATTGAAAAAGGAGATACAGCTAAAAATGTTGTTGTAAATGTTATTGACAGAATCGACAATTTAGCGCTTATCAAATCAGGAATTAATAAAGGTGAAAGAGTTGTTGCAGCTGGTATCGGAGGTTTGAAACCGGGAACAGCAGTGAAACCAAAGCCAATTAAAATGGATAGTCTTGTTCAATCAATAAAACCGAAATTCTAA
- a CDS encoding Crp/Fnr family transcriptional regulator, which produces MNIGIFILLNSSMFDLLYKNISRYIDLSEEEFSQFTAPFEWKSFKKKAVVLKEGDFCLFEGFVLNGCFKVYYLNENGFEQTLYFAVEGWWITDIDSLINDVPSILNIEALLDSEVLMISKKEKEQLYETMPQIEKLFRIMNQQSSVALQRRILSLTGKTADKRYSEFLQKYPGLEQKLTQQQVASYLGITHEFLSKIRKRISLEK; this is translated from the coding sequence ATGAATATTGGTATCTTTATTTTGTTAAATAGTAGTATGTTCGATTTGCTTTATAAAAATATTAGCCGATACATTGATCTTTCGGAAGAAGAATTCAGTCAGTTTACAGCTCCTTTTGAATGGAAAAGTTTTAAAAAGAAAGCAGTTGTTCTCAAAGAAGGTGACTTTTGTCTTTTTGAAGGATTTGTGCTGAATGGATGTTTCAAAGTCTATTATCTGAATGAAAACGGATTTGAACAGACCTTGTATTTTGCAGTAGAAGGTTGGTGGATTACGGATATTGATAGTCTGATTAACGACGTTCCCAGTATTTTAAATATTGAAGCGCTTTTGGATAGTGAAGTATTGATGATTTCAAAAAAGGAGAAGGAACAACTGTATGAAACAATGCCACAGATCGAAAAACTTTTCAGGATCATGAATCAGCAGTCGTCTGTGGCTCTTCAGAGAAGAATTCTGTCTTTAACAGGCAAAACAGCAGATAAACGGTATTCAGAGTTTTTACAAAAATATCCCGGACTGGAACAAAAGCTCACTCAACAACAGGTGGCTTCCTATCTTGGAATAACCCATGAATTTTTAAGCAAGATCAGAAAACGGATTTCATTGGAAAAATAG
- a CDS encoding cysteine hydrolase family protein has product MKNILKSMMTLCLALLSLVSMNAQQKIKMENTALLIIDVQNDYFQGGRMTLEGAERAGKNAQQILEYFRKNNLPVIHIRHISINDGAAFFLPGTAGSEIHSLVSPLADEKVIEKHFPNSFRETDLLQYLQSKNIKNLVITGMMTDVCVESTTRASFDFGFNNTIIGDATATRDRELNGQVVKATEIQRSFLAGISALGNLYARITNTPDFLQGK; this is encoded by the coding sequence ATGAAAAATATATTGAAAAGCATGATGACGCTATGTCTGGCTTTGCTATCACTTGTATCAATGAATGCACAACAAAAAATAAAAATGGAAAACACAGCATTATTAATTATCGACGTACAGAATGATTACTTCCAGGGAGGGAGAATGACCTTGGAAGGAGCTGAACGGGCTGGTAAGAACGCTCAGCAGATTTTGGAATATTTTAGAAAAAATAATCTTCCTGTTATTCATATCCGCCATATCTCAATCAACGATGGGGCTGCCTTTTTCTTGCCGGGAACTGCCGGCTCAGAAATTCATTCACTGGTTTCTCCTTTAGCCGACGAAAAAGTGATCGAAAAACACTTTCCTAACAGTTTTAGAGAAACAGATCTGTTACAATATCTTCAATCTAAAAACATTAAAAACTTGGTCATTACGGGAATGATGACGGATGTCTGCGTAGAATCTACCACGAGAGCATCTTTTGATTTTGGTTTTAATAATACAATTATCGGTGATGCCACAGCAACGAGAGACCGGGAGCTCAATGGACAGGTCGTAAAAGCAACAGAAATCCAACGGTCTTTTTTGGCAGGAATATCTGCATTAGGTAATCTTTATGCTCGTATCACTAATACACCAGATTTCTTACAGGGAAAATAA